A single Verrucomicrobiia bacterium DNA region contains:
- a CDS encoding HNH endonuclease yields the protein MKTYLLTWNPRRWHWDDLAETSAKTLAGKGVIASWSCGNSKSISPGDRIFLMRVAEEPKGIIGSGWVTTSPRLRSHWNVEKAAMGEKCLGIDGEWERLMEPVANAPLGLKELQKGKLADFNWTPQASGTRIPDDIADELEQKWSVHIGKTSMAIVATDSELVAMEGATRIALIRHRTREQFLRDAKINEARRSGNGRLKCEVPRCGFDFEEIYGEIGRDFAHVHHLKPLGDRTAPSQTKLDDLAVVCANCHAMIHRDGKCRSLNGLISPHLCASALK from the coding sequence ATGAAAACATATTTGCTGACTTGGAATCCCCGGCGCTGGCACTGGGATGACCTTGCTGAAACGAGCGCCAAAACACTGGCTGGCAAAGGCGTTATTGCAAGTTGGAGTTGCGGCAACAGCAAAAGCATTTCTCCGGGAGATCGAATTTTTTTAATGAGAGTTGCCGAAGAACCAAAAGGAATCATTGGTTCAGGATGGGTGACAACCTCGCCGCGTTTGAGGTCGCATTGGAATGTCGAAAAAGCGGCGATGGGAGAAAAGTGCCTTGGCATTGATGGAGAATGGGAGCGGCTTATGGAGCCAGTCGCCAATGCCCCACTTGGATTAAAGGAGCTTCAAAAAGGAAAATTGGCTGATTTTAATTGGACACCACAAGCATCAGGCACGCGAATTCCCGATGATATTGCGGATGAGTTGGAACAGAAGTGGTCGGTTCATATTGGGAAAACTTCTATGGCTATTGTGGCTACCGACTCGGAGCTTGTGGCGATGGAAGGTGCGACAAGAATAGCTCTCATTAGACACCGTACGCGGGAGCAATTCCTCCGAGACGCCAAAATCAATGAGGCTCGGAGATCAGGAAACGGTAGGCTCAAATGCGAAGTGCCAAGGTGCGGTTTTGATTTTGAGGAAATTTACGGCGAGATTGGCCGGGATTTTGCCCATGTGCATCATCTAAAACCTCTTGGTGATAGAACAGCACCGAGTCAAACGAAACTTGATGACCTTGCCGTGGTTTGTGCGAACTGCCATGCGATGATTCACCGTGACGGGAAATGCCGGTCATTGAATGGTTTGATTTCTCCGCATCTTTGCGCCTCTGCATTGAAATAA
- the lpxB gene encoding lipid-A-disaccharide synthase — protein MKPLSFMLIAGDPSGDQLAAELVTALREKIPLRHRHTSADVQPLHTSLAPRFFGAGGPRMAAAGVEIVCDLTRYSVIGLAEVLKNFGAFRRAFKQLKTIARQREPEVIVGVDSSGFNLRFARAIHAQVRKQHGWFQNWHPKLVQFVSPQVWASRPGRAYALAEYCDLLLSIFPFEKSWYARRVPKLRVDFVGHPMLGRAQSSALLKANPTAAAQIVLLPGSRRDEVRRHGPLVIAAFEKLRREIPTLTGKLIVPNETLAALVKTAPLPAGLDVQVGGLAEVLPTAQLALTKSGTITMECAFHGVPAVVFYKTSWPTYCIGRRLVTVKYLAMPNLLADAPIYPELVQSAATPDHLARAALELLRDEQRRIQVQQQLAPVIAALGAPGAPERAAEAVLSLL, from the coding sequence GTGAAACCACTTTCTTTCATGCTGATCGCGGGCGACCCCAGTGGGGACCAGCTCGCGGCGGAATTGGTGACGGCTTTGCGGGAAAAAATTCCGTTGCGCCATCGGCACACCTCGGCGGACGTGCAGCCGCTGCACACTTCACTTGCGCCCCGCTTCTTCGGCGCGGGCGGTCCCCGGATGGCGGCGGCGGGAGTGGAAATCGTGTGCGACCTGACGCGGTATTCAGTGATCGGTCTTGCTGAAGTCTTGAAAAATTTCGGCGCTTTTCGCCGCGCCTTCAAGCAACTGAAGACGATCGCCCGGCAACGGGAACCGGAAGTCATCGTGGGCGTGGATTCCAGCGGGTTTAATCTGCGGTTTGCCCGCGCCATTCACGCCCAGGTGCGGAAGCAGCATGGCTGGTTTCAAAACTGGCATCCCAAACTGGTGCAGTTTGTTTCTCCACAGGTCTGGGCTTCGCGACCCGGACGCGCCTACGCACTGGCGGAATATTGCGATCTGCTGTTGAGCATTTTCCCGTTTGAGAAATCGTGGTACGCCCGGCGGGTGCCGAAGTTGCGCGTGGATTTTGTCGGCCATCCGATGTTGGGGCGCGCACAGTCGTCCGCGTTGCTCAAGGCGAATCCAACCGCGGCAGCGCAGATTGTTTTGCTGCCGGGCAGCCGCCGCGACGAAGTGCGCCGCCACGGCCCCTTGGTCATCGCGGCCTTCGAAAAATTGCGCCGTGAAATTCCAACCTTGACGGGAAAGTTGATCGTGCCGAATGAAACGTTGGCGGCGTTAGTCAAAACCGCTCCCTTACCCGCCGGACTTGACGTGCAGGTGGGGGGCTTGGCCGAAGTGTTGCCGACCGCGCAACTGGCGCTCACCAAATCGGGCACGATCACCATGGAATGTGCGTTTCACGGAGTGCCGGCGGTTGTGTTCTATAAAACCTCGTGGCCGACGTATTGCATCGGTCGCCGGCTCGTTACGGTGAAATATCTGGCCATGCCCAACCTCCTGGCTGATGCGCCAATTTATCCCGAGCTGGTGCAATCAGCGGCAACACCGGATCATCTGGCCCGCGCCGCTTTGGAATTGTTGCGCGATGAGCAACGCCGGATTCAAGTCCAGCAACAACTGGCGCCAGTGATTGCGGCGTTGGGAGCGCCGGGGGCGCCGGAACGTGCTGCCGAAGCGGTTTTGAGTTTGTTGTAG
- a CDS encoding type II toxin-antitoxin system HicA family toxin, whose product MKRVELIQRLNEMGCIFIRHGGKHDWYQNPRTKMCQPVPRHRELKEILARSIIKKLSDAA is encoded by the coding sequence GTGAAGCGCGTCGAGCTAATCCAACGTCTGAATGAAATGGGCTGCATTTTCATCCGGCACGGCGGCAAACATGATTGGTATCAGAATCCTCGCACCAAAATGTGCCAGCCGGTGCCGCGTCACCGCGAACTCAAGGAAATTTTGGCGCGAAGCATCATCAAAAAATTGAGCGATGCCGCGTGA
- a CDS encoding aldo/keto reductase codes for MKRRRFLQVTTSVAAAGCALSLEQILAASKPDPTIEKVAGLPRRQLGRTGRSVSIVTFPGLSLHPVEQEQCNTAVRQAFERGVNFFDVAPAYGNGVCETKLGIALQGVDRDHIFLACKTKQREATGVRTELENSLKQLKTDHFDLYQLHHLVTEPEVRQVSGPGGALEAVLQAREQGKIKHIGFSAHTTKAALAVMEKFRFDTVMFPINFTEYLNRGFGKEVLERAQTHGAGVIAIKPMSRGAWPKDVERTRQWWYRTTEAQEEVALSLRFAWSQPGVATGVPPSFLDLLDKAILAAKDDRPVSAIELTRLQELAAGAGSIFAHEEKRAETASYHPAESTPDGDCPYARC; via the coding sequence ATGAAACGCCGCCGATTCCTCCAAGTCACCACCAGTGTCGCCGCTGCGGGTTGCGCCCTGTCGCTCGAACAAATCCTGGCCGCCAGCAAACCGGACCCAACGATTGAGAAGGTCGCTGGTCTGCCCCGACGCCAACTCGGGCGCACGGGACGAAGCGTCTCCATCGTCACGTTTCCCGGACTTTCCTTGCATCCGGTCGAACAGGAACAATGCAACACGGCGGTGCGCCAGGCGTTTGAGCGGGGCGTGAATTTCTTCGATGTCGCACCGGCTTACGGCAACGGAGTTTGCGAAACCAAGTTGGGGATTGCGTTACAGGGCGTGGACCGCGACCACATTTTTCTGGCGTGCAAAACGAAGCAGCGCGAGGCCACCGGCGTGCGGACGGAATTGGAGAACTCACTGAAGCAGCTCAAGACGGATCACTTCGATCTGTACCAACTGCATCATTTGGTCACGGAGCCGGAAGTGCGCCAAGTGTCGGGTCCGGGAGGCGCGCTTGAAGCCGTATTGCAGGCACGCGAGCAGGGGAAAATCAAACACATCGGTTTCTCCGCGCACACCACCAAGGCCGCGCTGGCGGTGATGGAGAAGTTCCGCTTCGACACCGTGATGTTCCCAATCAATTTCACCGAGTACCTCAATCGCGGGTTCGGCAAGGAAGTACTGGAACGAGCCCAGACGCACGGCGCGGGCGTAATTGCGATCAAGCCCATGTCGCGCGGCGCGTGGCCCAAGGACGTCGAGCGCACCCGCCAATGGTGGTATCGCACCACCGAAGCGCAGGAGGAGGTCGCGCTTTCCCTGCGGTTCGCCTGGTCACAACCCGGCGTCGCCACCGGCGTGCCGCCGTCGTTTCTTGATCTGCTCGATAAAGCCATTCTGGCGGCGAAAGACGATCGGCCCGTCAGCGCCATCGAGTTGACCCGGCTCCAGGAACTCGCTGCCGGCGCCGGCTCAATCTTTGCCCACGAAGAGAAACGGGCGGAGACGGCGAGTTATCACCCTGCGGAATCTACGCCGGACGGCGATTGCCCATACGCCAGATGCTGA
- a CDS encoding metal ABC transporter permease, which translates to MSIDVPDAMTWAQIMSVMMWPLVACLVLPGVLVYYGLHIIRREVIFVDLALAQVATLGTCVCLYLGHEADDPHNYFWSLGFTLAGALLFTFTRPSKHARVPQEALIGIIYVVAAAAGILLLSKSPHGKEELQRTLVGDLLTVTPPQIGRTAALYAVIGVVHFIFRKQFIKLSFDHDHAAKGGWSVHFWDFLFYALFGLIVTSFVQVGGVLMVFSYLIVPAACATFLVNSLLVRLLVGWCVATLASIVGLYASFELDVPTGAAVVCALGGALLLTGIAAPLLRRCR; encoded by the coding sequence ATGAGCATTGATGTTCCTGATGCCATGACATGGGCGCAAATCATGTCCGTGATGATGTGGCCGCTGGTCGCGTGCCTCGTGTTGCCCGGCGTTCTCGTCTATTACGGCCTGCACATCATCCGGCGTGAAGTCATCTTTGTGGACCTCGCGCTGGCACAGGTGGCGACCCTTGGAACGTGCGTCTGTCTTTATCTCGGTCACGAAGCCGACGATCCGCACAACTACTTCTGGTCGCTTGGTTTCACGCTGGCCGGGGCGTTGTTGTTCACCTTCACGCGCCCGAGCAAACATGCGCGCGTGCCGCAGGAGGCGCTCATCGGCATCATCTACGTCGTGGCGGCGGCGGCGGGGATTTTGTTGTTGAGCAAAAGTCCGCACGGCAAGGAGGAACTGCAACGCACCCTCGTCGGCGATCTGCTCACGGTGACGCCGCCACAGATTGGCCGGACTGCCGCCCTGTATGCCGTCATTGGCGTGGTGCATTTTATTTTCCGCAAGCAATTCATCAAACTCTCGTTCGATCACGACCACGCCGCGAAAGGCGGCTGGTCCGTGCATTTCTGGGACTTCTTGTTCTACGCGCTATTCGGGTTGATCGTGACGAGCTTTGTGCAGGTCGGCGGCGTGTTGATGGTGTTTTCGTATCTCATCGTGCCGGCGGCGTGCGCGACGTTCCTGGTGAACTCGCTGCTGGTGCGCTTGTTGGTTGGATGGTGTGTGGCGACGCTGGCGAGCATAGTGGGGTTGTATGCGTCATTCGAACTGGACGTGCCCACGGGCGCGGCGGTGGTCTGCGCGTTGGGCGGAGCGTTGTTATTGACGGGAATCGCCGCCCCACTATTGCGCCGGTGCCGTTGA
- a CDS encoding Gfo/Idh/MocA family oxidoreductase translates to MAVKIKVAVLGTGSLGKEHVRIYAQLATEQEAELVAIYDTNVEAARQIASKHRVPVAPSLDAAIAAADAISIVTPTHTHYELAQQCLTRGKHVLLEKPMTDDAAEAAALIELAQKNNCVLQVGLVERFNPVFTYLESVATQPRFIEAHRLSPYPKRSTDIGVVLDLMIHDLDVVLAFVKSPVVRVDAVGIPVLSQSEDIANARLHFANGCVANLTASRISPERMRKIRVFSGPDHKCYISLDYRAQEGFVYRIARTDEKESSLLKKLLASRGSTIVSEYQNLRIVREPVPIQKGEPLKLELQHFVRCAREKQTPRVSGVAAKLALDLAFEITRQVQQSK, encoded by the coding sequence ATGGCCGTGAAGATCAAAGTTGCGGTTCTCGGGACCGGTTCATTGGGCAAGGAGCATGTGCGCATCTACGCGCAGTTGGCCACGGAACAGGAAGCGGAATTGGTGGCGATTTACGATACGAATGTTGAAGCCGCGCGGCAGATTGCGTCGAAACATCGGGTGCCGGTAGCGCCTTCCTTGGACGCAGCCATCGCCGCCGCCGACGCGATCAGCATCGTCACCCCCACGCACACCCATTATGAACTGGCGCAACAGTGTCTGACCCGGGGCAAACATGTGTTGCTCGAAAAACCGATGACCGACGACGCGGCCGAGGCGGCGGCCTTGATTGAGTTGGCGCAAAAAAACAACTGCGTTTTGCAGGTCGGTCTGGTGGAGCGATTCAATCCCGTGTTCACGTATCTGGAATCAGTCGCCACGCAACCGCGGTTCATCGAAGCGCACCGGCTTTCGCCCTATCCGAAACGCAGCACGGATATTGGCGTGGTGTTGGACCTGATGATCCACGATCTGGACGTGGTGCTGGCGTTCGTGAAATCCCCGGTGGTCCGCGTGGATGCGGTGGGCATTCCGGTGTTGAGCCAGTCGGAGGACATTGCCAATGCGCGGCTGCATTTCGCCAATGGTTGCGTGGCGAATCTGACGGCCAGTCGCATCAGCCCCGAGCGGATGCGCAAGATTCGCGTGTTTAGTGGTCCGGATCACAAGTGCTATATTTCCCTGGATTATCGGGCGCAGGAAGGGTTTGTCTATCGCATCGCCCGGACGGATGAAAAGGAAAGTTCATTGCTCAAGAAACTGCTCGCTTCACGCGGCTCGACCATCGTGAGTGAGTATCAAAATCTTCGGATCGTGCGCGAACCGGTGCCGATCCAGAAAGGCGAACCGTTGAAACTGGAGTTGCAGCACTTCGTCCGTTGTGCGCGCGAAAAACAAACGCCGCGCGTCAGCGGTGTGGCGGCGAAGCTGGCGCTGGATCTGGCCTTTGAAATTACCCGCCAGGTGCAGCAGAGCAAGTAG
- a CDS encoding O-antigen ligase family protein encodes MLRETLDQWCERGILAMVLLILVFSPLAFGAARLQDMVVVQALTAGAALLWLARCWLSERPQILFPPLSWVVLAFTAYAVGRYLTSDVEYVARQELLRILTYAVLFFLIVNNLHRQESTQIISFTWLGLATAISFYAVFQFATKSDNVWGFHSGYVGRGSGTYICPNHLAGFLEMLLPLGVTYTLVGRGKALTKILVGYATLTMLAGIVVTASRAGWISAALAMLVLTLLLLSHRSFRWPAVGLLVALLAGGIVVAKKTDFFQRRINLAMQSGQLELDTRADLWKAAGRMWQDHPWWGVGPAHYDLRFRAYRASTTQLQPERVHNDYLNLLTDWGVVGAAVVAIGLGLFIFGIVSIWRKVQRDGGVFSSSQSDKFAFVLGATIGLIALAFHSVMDFNLHIPANAIIATTLVALLSSHYRFATERHWYSLRWPTQLVITLLLGASILYLGQQSFRLGRESLRLREAAQLKTNSLEQARALEHAYEIEPDNYLTAQRLGDIYRGHSFLGESAHLELAQQSVRWYQLGIADNPYNNYNYTGWGMVLDFLGKHDGAAPLFFKANAVDPNGYFTSALIGRHFVESGEYANARPWLERSLYLYRKDNEVAASNLRLANQRLLEAAQDPLLQKLHEEMKRLTE; translated from the coding sequence ATGCTTCGGGAAACCCTTGATCAATGGTGCGAGCGCGGCATCCTCGCGATGGTGCTGCTGATCCTGGTCTTCAGTCCGCTGGCGTTTGGCGCCGCCCGACTTCAAGACATGGTGGTGGTGCAAGCGCTCACGGCGGGGGCGGCGTTGTTGTGGCTGGCGCGCTGCTGGTTGAGCGAACGTCCGCAAATCCTTTTCCCGCCGCTGAGTTGGGTGGTGCTGGCCTTCACGGCCTACGCGGTGGGCCGTTACCTGACCAGCGATGTGGAATACGTCGCGCGGCAGGAGCTGTTGCGAATCCTGACTTACGCGGTGCTGTTCTTTCTGATCGTGAACAATCTGCATCGCCAGGAATCCACGCAAATCATCAGCTTTACCTGGCTGGGGCTGGCCACGGCCATTTCGTTCTACGCCGTTTTTCAATTCGCGACCAAATCGGATAACGTCTGGGGTTTTCACTCGGGCTACGTCGGCAGAGGGAGCGGCACGTATATTTGTCCGAACCATCTGGCCGGGTTTCTGGAAATGCTCCTGCCGCTCGGCGTGACTTACACGTTGGTCGGACGCGGCAAGGCCCTGACCAAGATTCTCGTCGGCTACGCCACGTTGACGATGCTCGCCGGCATCGTGGTGACGGCGTCACGCGCCGGCTGGATTTCCGCCGCGCTCGCCATGCTTGTGCTGACCCTGCTGTTGTTGAGTCACCGCTCCTTCCGCTGGCCGGCCGTCGGCTTGCTCGTGGCGCTGCTCGCGGGTGGAATCGTGGTCGCCAAGAAGACCGACTTTTTCCAGCGTCGCATCAACCTGGCCATGCAGTCCGGCCAACTGGAACTGGATACGCGCGCCGATTTGTGGAAGGCCGCGGGACGCATGTGGCAAGATCACCCGTGGTGGGGCGTTGGTCCGGCGCATTACGATTTGCGCTTCCGTGCGTATCGAGCCTCCACGACCCAGTTACAGCCGGAACGCGTTCACAACGATTACCTGAATCTGCTGACGGACTGGGGCGTCGTGGGTGCGGCGGTGGTCGCGATTGGATTGGGATTGTTCATTTTCGGGATCGTTTCAATCTGGCGCAAGGTACAGCGCGACGGCGGCGTTTTTTCCTCCAGTCAAAGCGACAAATTTGCGTTCGTGCTGGGCGCGACCATTGGGCTGATCGCGCTCGCGTTTCACTCCGTGATGGACTTCAATCTGCACATTCCCGCCAACGCCATCATAGCGACGACGCTGGTCGCCCTGTTAAGCAGTCATTATCGTTTCGCCACCGAGCGCCATTGGTATTCGCTTCGCTGGCCCACCCAACTCGTCATCACCCTGCTGCTCGGCGCATCAATTCTCTATCTCGGCCAGCAAAGTTTTCGCCTGGGACGTGAGAGCCTGCGCCTGCGGGAGGCGGCGCAATTGAAAACCAACTCGCTGGAACAAGCCCGGGCCTTGGAGCACGCTTACGAAATCGAGCCGGATAATTACCTCACGGCGCAGCGGCTCGGGGATATTTATCGCGGGCACAGTTTCTTGGGAGAAAGCGCGCACCTCGAACTCGCGCAACAATCGGTGCGCTGGTATCAACTCGGCATCGCTGACAATCCGTACAACAATTACAACTACACCGGCTGGGGCATGGTGCTGGACTTTCTGGGAAAACACGATGGAGCCGCCCCCTTGTTCTTCAAGGCGAATGCCGTGGACCCGAATGGCTATTTCACTTCCGCGTTGATTGGCCGGCATTTCGTGGAAAGCGGCGAATACGCCAACGCGCGGCCCTGGCTGGAGCGCTCGCTCTATCTGTATCGAAAAGACAACGAAGTAGCGGCCAGTAATTTAAGATTGGCCAATCAACGGCTGTTGGAAGCGGCGCAGGACCCCTTGCTGCAAAAGCTGCATGAAGAGATGAAACGTCTGACGGAATAA
- a CDS encoding type II toxin-antitoxin system HicB family antitoxin, with protein sequence MQSIRYVYWQDGDAWLGHLEEFPDYLTQGESLADLEEHLRDLHKELTSGELPAVRRVAELQVS encoded by the coding sequence ATGCAAAGCATCCGTTACGTGTACTGGCAGGATGGTGACGCCTGGCTCGGCCACTTGGAGGAATTTCCCGATTACCTGACGCAGGGCGAGTCGCTGGCCGATTTGGAAGAGCATTTGCGTGATTTGCACAAGGAGTTGACCAGTGGCGAACTTCCCGCCGTGCGCCGCGTGGCGGAACTGCAAGTCTCGTGA
- a CDS encoding metal ABC transporter substrate-binding protein translates to MKTKFALLLGALLLATTAHARLNIVVTTPDLASIAKEVGGDKVEITTLARPTEDPHFVDAKPSFIVKLNRADALIEGGADLEIGWLPALLTGARNAKIQSGQPGRILGNAGVVMLEVPTTLTRAEGDIHPLGNPHYVIDPVNAKIVAAHLADAFAKLDSAGAEAYRANAKKFTDALDAKLAEWTAKLAPFKGAKVVSYHNSWPYFAARYGLTMNIFLEPKPGIPPSPAHLASVIARMKEENARVIIVDPYLNRKTAQTVARSTDATVVDVAQMPGGVKGADSYIALEDYLVNSLAAALEKK, encoded by the coding sequence ATGAAAACAAAATTTGCACTACTGCTTGGCGCATTGCTCTTGGCAACAACCGCCCACGCCAGGTTAAACATCGTCGTCACCACGCCCGACCTCGCTTCCATCGCGAAGGAGGTCGGTGGCGACAAAGTGGAAATCACCACGCTGGCACGGCCCACGGAAGACCCGCATTTCGTGGACGCCAAACCGAGCTTCATCGTGAAGCTGAATCGTGCCGATGCGCTCATCGAGGGCGGCGCGGACCTGGAAATCGGCTGGCTGCCGGCGTTGTTGACGGGAGCGCGCAATGCCAAAATCCAGTCCGGTCAGCCGGGGCGCATTCTGGGCAACGCCGGGGTTGTCATGCTCGAAGTGCCGACCACTTTGACGCGCGCCGAAGGCGACATTCATCCGCTGGGCAATCCGCACTACGTCATTGATCCGGTGAACGCAAAAATCGTCGCCGCACATCTGGCGGACGCGTTTGCGAAGCTGGATTCCGCCGGTGCGGAAGCGTATCGCGCCAACGCGAAAAAATTTACGGACGCGCTTGACGCCAAGCTCGCGGAATGGACGGCGAAACTCGCGCCGTTCAAGGGCGCGAAAGTGGTTTCCTATCACAACTCGTGGCCGTATTTCGCGGCGCGCTACGGATTGACGATGAATATTTTCCTGGAGCCGAAGCCGGGGATTCCGCCATCGCCCGCGCATCTCGCGTCGGTCATCGCCAGGATGAAGGAGGAAAACGCGCGCGTCATCATCGTGGACCCGTATCTGAATCGAAAGACAGCGCAAACCGTCGCGCGCAGCACGGACGCAACCGTGGTGGACGTGGCGCAGATGCCCGGAGGCGTGAAAGGCGCGGACAGCTACATTGCGCTGGAAGATTATCTGGTGAACTCGTTGGCGGCGGCGTTGGAGAAAAAATGA